A section of the Leptotrichia sp. HSP-342 genome encodes:
- a CDS encoding metallophosphoesterase, translating to MEGKSWILKILYVFLGLIIVFLVYSHYEYRNIKIKTIEIKSKDLPKEFDGKRVLFVADFQYDTMARYNKKQQKKAIELINAQKKDMILLGGDYATWEKNIPKFYEDAKDIKIPELGVYAIYGNHEYPGAEETAENMKKLGFNLLVNENRKITINNENIYIAGVTDLWHGKPDAKKALERLKKEDFVLFLTHNPEYFEEMTEDEKEKADMTLAGHTHGGQVTFFGKIIMSAIKDKKKYGYGMKEYNGHKIYITSGLGGAFLEMFIRFFAQPEIVIFELKKI from the coding sequence ATGGAAGGAAAAAGTTGGATTCTTAAAATTTTATATGTTTTTTTAGGATTAATTATAGTGTTTTTAGTGTATTCGCATTATGAATATCGGAATATAAAGATTAAAACAATTGAGATAAAGTCTAAGGATTTACCAAAAGAATTTGATGGAAAGAGAGTGCTGTTTGTAGCGGATTTTCAGTATGATACTATGGCACGGTATAATAAAAAACAGCAGAAAAAGGCGATTGAGCTGATTAATGCACAGAAAAAGGATATGATACTGCTGGGGGGAGATTATGCGACTTGGGAGAAAAATATTCCTAAGTTTTATGAGGATGCGAAGGATATAAAGATTCCAGAACTTGGAGTGTATGCAATTTATGGGAATCATGAGTATCCAGGAGCAGAAGAAACGGCTGAAAATATGAAAAAACTTGGATTTAATCTGCTCGTAAATGAAAATAGGAAAATAACAATAAATAATGAAAATATATATATCGCAGGAGTAACAGACTTATGGCACGGAAAGCCTGATGCGAAAAAGGCTCTTGAAAGACTAAAAAAAGAGGACTTTGTATTATTTTTGACTCATAATCCTGAATATTTTGAGGAAATGACAGAAGATGAGAAGGAAAAAGCGGATATGACACTTGCTGGACATACTCACGGCGGACAGGTAACATTTTTTGGAAAAATTATTATGTCGGCAATAAAGGATAAGAAGAAATATGGATATGGAATGAAGGAATATAACGGCCATAAAATATACATTACTTCAGGATTAGGAGGAGCTTTTCTTGAGATGTTTATTAGGTTTTTTGCACAGCCTGAGATTGTGATTTTTGAGCTTAAGAAAATTTAA
- a CDS encoding flagellar biosynthesis protein FliQ, with protein sequence MKKIILRSSYFLYLLCFNILVSSLLFWLGESVLGNLKIGGDAYFGIGYLVLALLNIFLSYFYAKARIGKNSLIILTIVGIVIKILIFLVWVQSIFSDSSLGDDKAGIFIIFIVYDYFAYVGSLDVIFLIGLGVNLLIRRKNGRKKLDS encoded by the coding sequence ATGAAAAAAATAATTCTTAGAAGTTCATATTTTCTTTATTTGCTTTGTTTCAATATTCTTGTATCAAGTTTATTGTTTTGGTTAGGAGAATCGGTTTTAGGAAATTTAAAAATTGGTGGAGATGCGTATTTTGGAATAGGTTATCTTGTATTGGCTTTGCTTAATATATTTTTATCATATTTTTATGCAAAAGCGAGAATAGGGAAAAATTCCTTGATAATTTTGACAATAGTTGGAATAGTAATAAAAATATTGATATTTTTAGTATGGGTACAGAGCATATTTTCAGACTCATCGCTTGGAGATGATAAGGCAGGAATATTCATCATATTTATTGTTTATGACTATTTTGCATATGTAGGTTCATTGGATGTAATATTTCTTATAGGGTTAGGGGTAAATTTACTAATAAGGAGAAAAAATGGAAGGAAAAAGTTGGATTCTTAA
- a CDS encoding glycosyltransferase family 21 protein produces MIVLFNFLLILAVILFILKLIFSFVYFKRINSLEKNKIDESKYTVVQPILSGDTRLEDDLSANLKNTDDMKFIWLVDKSDCLARQTVENILKNKNYSSRVEVYYLDDVPQEVNPKVFKLSQAVKKIKTEYTVILDDDAVIDRKKMDELSIYEKDKAEWIVTGIPYNYNIKGFYSKLISAFINSNSIFSYFSMSFLKENKTINGMFYILRTDILKKYSAFEEIKYWLCDDLALATYLLSKNVKIIQSTIFCNVRNTVPSFRKYILLMKRWLLFSNVYMKNAFSIKFLFIILLPVFLPAILLFLSFYFGINHFIMIIVLFVGKVGLFHIVRLFIYQSEIQKKGNFFHKADELPYELASEFLLPFILVYTLLTPPVIIWRNKKIRVKDGKIHYEV; encoded by the coding sequence ATGATAGTATTGTTTAATTTTTTATTGATATTGGCAGTAATCTTGTTTATTTTAAAATTAATATTTTCTTTTGTTTACTTTAAAAGAATAAATAGTCTAGAAAAAAATAAGATAGATGAGAGCAAATACACAGTAGTTCAACCTATTTTGTCTGGAGATACAAGATTGGAAGATGATTTGTCTGCCAATTTAAAAAATACTGATGACATGAAATTTATTTGGCTTGTTGATAAAAGTGACTGTTTAGCAAGACAGACAGTTGAAAATATTTTAAAAAATAAAAATTATTCTAGCAGAGTAGAAGTGTATTACTTAGATGATGTTCCGCAAGAAGTAAATCCAAAAGTATTTAAATTATCGCAAGCTGTAAAGAAAATAAAAACGGAATATACGGTAATTTTAGATGATGATGCAGTTATTGACAGAAAAAAAATGGATGAATTAAGTATTTATGAAAAAGATAAGGCTGAATGGATAGTAACTGGGATTCCTTATAATTATAATATTAAAGGCTTCTATTCAAAATTAATCTCGGCTTTTATAAATTCTAATTCTATTTTTTCATACTTTTCTATGTCTTTTTTAAAGGAAAATAAGACTATAAATGGAATGTTTTATATTTTAAGGACTGATATTTTAAAAAAATATTCTGCTTTTGAAGAGATAAAATATTGGCTATGTGATGATTTGGCACTTGCAACTTATTTACTTTCTAAAAATGTAAAAATTATACAAAGTACTATTTTTTGCAATGTGAGAAATACTGTTCCAAGTTTTAGAAAATATATTCTTCTTATGAAAAGATGGCTTTTATTTAGCAATGTTTATATGAAAAATGCATTTTCCATTAAATTTTTATTTATAATATTATTGCCTGTATTCTTACCAGCTATTCTATTATTTTTAAGTTTTTATTTTGGAATAAATCATTTTATCATGATAATAGTGCTATTTGTAGGAAAGGTTGGATTGTTCCATATAGTGAGATTATTTATTTATCAGTCAGAAATACAAAAGAAAGGTAATTTTTTTCATAAGGCTGATGAATTGCCGTATGAGTTAGCAAGTGAATTTTTATTGCCTTTTATACTTGTCTATACTCTTTTAACACCGCCTGTGATTATATGGAGAAATAAAAAAATTAGAGTTAAAGATGGGAAAATACATTATGAAGTTTAA
- a CDS encoding NAD(P)H-dependent oxidoreductase: protein MKTIIFAHPWNGSFNKAILDKVVEKLDETKEKYTIIDLNKDRFNPVMTEEELSLYSQGKSIDPLVKKYQEILKNTDELILIFPIWWMSMPAILKGFFDKVMVKGFAYENAKNGIKGLLTNIKTAKMITTAEVPKILLSITGFGITMKKANLGGVGIKKTKWIHYSFKAKGKDEDRKKFLEKVGKFVGE from the coding sequence ATGAAAACAATAATTTTTGCACACCCATGGAATGGAAGTTTTAACAAGGCAATTTTAGATAAAGTAGTGGAAAAACTTGATGAAACAAAAGAAAAATATACAATTATAGATTTGAATAAGGATAGATTTAATCCTGTAATGACAGAAGAAGAATTGTCTTTGTATTCACAAGGGAAAAGTATTGATCCTTTGGTGAAAAAATATCAGGAAATTTTGAAAAATACAGATGAGCTGATACTGATATTTCCGATCTGGTGGATGTCAATGCCTGCAATACTGAAAGGATTTTTTGATAAAGTTATGGTTAAAGGCTTTGCATATGAAAACGCAAAAAATGGAATAAAGGGGCTTTTGACTAATATAAAAACAGCAAAAATGATTACGACAGCTGAAGTTCCTAAAATTCTACTAAGTATAACAGGATTTGGAATTACTATGAAGAAAGCCAATCTTGGTGGTGTTGGAATAAAGAAAACGAAATGGATTCATTATAGTTTTAAGGCAAAAGGTAAAGATGAGGATAGGAAGAAATTTCTTGAGAAGGTTGGGAAATTTGTGGGTGAATGA
- a CDS encoding metallophosphoesterase, whose product MKKIKILILMIGIFLLIPILALIYAHYEFYDLQIKRYEIVSADIPKDFDGKRVLFVSDFQFDTDKKFNEKMMKKVVNRINSEKKDIIVLGGDYTNTVKFIPRFYEEIKKMEIPKYGVYSVLGNHDYWSSADEHVENLKKLGYNVLINENIGVKIGNEKIFISGVDDYWNEKIGSDAEKALNGIKKEDFNIFVSHNPDYFEDMTQEQKNLMDIGLAGHTHAGQITFFGQILIAPLKYKDKYGYGMKNYDGHKFYITSGVGGPVKGMFIRFFAKPEIVVFTLRRSNNFLIK is encoded by the coding sequence ATGAAGAAGATAAAAATATTGATTTTAATGATAGGAATTTTTTTGTTAATTCCTATTTTAGCGTTAATTTATGCACATTATGAGTTTTATGATTTGCAGATAAAAAGGTATGAGATTGTATCGGCTGATATTCCAAAGGATTTTGATGGGAAAAGGGTGCTTTTTGTATCTGATTTTCAATTTGATACGGATAAGAAATTCAATGAAAAGATGATGAAAAAGGTTGTAAATAGGATAAATTCAGAGAAAAAAGATATTATTGTTTTGGGTGGAGATTATACGAATACTGTTAAATTTATTCCTAGATTTTATGAGGAAATAAAGAAAATGGAGATTCCTAAATACGGTGTTTATAGTGTACTTGGGAATCATGACTATTGGAGTTCTGCTGATGAGCATGTGGAAAATCTGAAGAAATTAGGTTACAATGTTTTGATAAATGAAAATATAGGAGTAAAAATTGGAAATGAGAAAATTTTTATTTCAGGAGTAGATGATTATTGGAATGAAAAAATAGGTTCTGATGCAGAAAAAGCCTTAAATGGAATAAAAAAAGAAGATTTTAATATATTTGTATCACACAATCCTGATTATTTCGAAGATATGACACAGGAACAGAAAAATCTTATGGATATTGGACTTGCAGGACACACACATGCGGGACAGATAACATTTTTTGGACAAATTTTAATTGCTCCATTGAAATATAAGGATAAATACGGATATGGAATGAAAAATTATGATGGACATAAATTTTACATAACTTCTGGAGTGGGAGGGCCTGTTAAAGGAATGTTTATTAGATTTTTTGCAAAGCCTGAAATTGTGGTGTTTACTTTAAGAAGAAGTAATAATTTTCTAATAAAGTAA
- a CDS encoding PspC domain-containing protein → MKNKLYKSVKDRKLTGVCGGIAEYFDIDSSIVRIVWLVLVLFAGTGLLAYIICAIVLDDNPNK, encoded by the coding sequence ATGAAAAATAAATTGTACAAATCAGTAAAAGATAGAAAACTTACAGGTGTATGTGGAGGAATTGCAGAATATTTTGACATTGATTCAAGTATTGTGAGGATAGTGTGGCTTGTTTTGGTTCTTTTCGCAGGAACAGGTCTGCTGGCTTATATTATTTGTGCAATAGTTCTTGATGATAACCCTAATAAGTAA
- a CDS encoding RidA family protein, translating to MRKNISGNSPWEEIVGYSRAVRIGNIFEIAGTTAVKDGKPYAVGNAYEQTKYILENIKKVLEKEGLGLKNVIRTRMFVTDISKWEEYGKAHGEFFREIKPVATMVEVSSLIDKELMIEIEVSAVVD from the coding sequence ATGAGAAAAAATATAAGTGGAAATTCTCCATGGGAGGAAATTGTAGGATATTCGAGAGCAGTAAGGATAGGAAATATTTTTGAAATAGCAGGAACAACAGCTGTCAAGGATGGAAAGCCTTATGCGGTAGGAAATGCCTATGAACAGACAAAATATATTCTTGAAAATATAAAAAAGGTTCTTGAAAAGGAAGGATTGGGATTAAAAAATGTTATTAGAACAAGAATGTTTGTTACAGATATTTCAAAATGGGAAGAATATGGAAAAGCACATGGAGAATTTTTTAGGGAAATTAAACCGGTTGCAACAATGGTAGAGGTGTCTTCATTAATTGATAAGGAATTGATGATAGAAATAGAAGTAAGTGCAGTTGTTGATTAA
- a CDS encoding SDR family NAD(P)-dependent oxidoreductase, whose product MEKILITGASSGIGKELAKKLAIKSKKMYLLARSSDKLNLLKKELEEKNPLIECICIEYDLTDIDNLRNIVENCDVDLVINCAGFGKITDFLKLSDKEDLDTVNVNFVSPLILTKKFSEKFLQKGKGIILNVCSTGALYQHPYMAVYSSAKSALLHYSLALDEELAPKNKDVRVLSVCPGPTESNFFDKNTQEKFGSSQKFMMSSEETAKKIIKAMEKGRKLSIIGFRNRVSMFLINLLPISLQLRLAGLVLKKVIK is encoded by the coding sequence ATGGAAAAAATTTTAATAACAGGAGCAAGTTCAGGAATTGGTAAAGAATTGGCAAAAAAATTAGCAATTAAAAGTAAAAAAATGTATTTGCTGGCAAGATCTTCTGATAAACTGAATTTATTGAAAAAAGAACTGGAAGAAAAAAATCCCTTAATTGAATGTATTTGTATAGAATATGATTTAACAGATATAGATAATTTAAGAAATATTGTTGAAAATTGTGATGTTGATTTGGTTATTAATTGTGCTGGTTTTGGAAAAATTACAGATTTTTTGAAATTGAGTGATAAAGAAGATTTGGATACTGTGAATGTGAATTTTGTTTCTCCGTTAATTTTAACTAAAAAATTTTCAGAAAAATTTTTGCAAAAAGGGAAAGGAATAATTTTAAACGTATGTTCAACAGGTGCTTTATATCAGCATCCGTATATGGCAGTTTATAGTTCGGCAAAATCTGCATTATTACATTATTCTTTGGCGTTAGATGAAGAATTGGCACCTAAAAATAAAGATGTGAGAGTTTTATCAGTTTGCCCCGGCCCAACGGAAAGTAATTTTTTTGATAAGAATACACAGGAAAAATTTGGAAGTTCTCAAAAATTTATGATGAGTTCGGAAGAGACAGCGAAAAAAATTATAAAAGCGATGGAAAAAGGAAGAAAACTTTCCATTATTGGCTTTAGGAATAGAGTGTCCATGTTTTTAATAAATTTATTGCCAATTTCGTTACAGCTAAGGTTAGCAGGATTAGTCTTGAAAAAGGTGATTAAATGA
- a CDS encoding metallophosphoesterase: protein MITKKTVFSVLGILAIFFIICLIYAHYEYTQLKVRTIEIASKDIPQEFDGKKIVFAADFQLDTYARFNQKQLDRIIDLINKQEKDIIILGGDYTNWTGKIPRFYKGMEKLEKPKYGIYAVLGNHDYNSVEKNMAGLKSLGYKVLVNENDKITVNKQSIFISAVDDLLKGKPDAQKALNGIKKDDFNIFVTHNPDYFEEMTNEQKERSDMTLAGHTHGGQITLFGLILWAEIKHPWKYGYGLKEYDGHKIYTTSGVGGGAFEMFIRFFAQPEIVVLKLKKI, encoded by the coding sequence ATGATAACTAAAAAAACAGTATTTTCAGTTTTAGGAATTTTAGCAATATTTTTTATAATCTGCCTAATTTATGCACATTATGAATATACACAGCTCAAGGTGAGAACAATAGAAATTGCTTCAAAGGATATTCCGCAAGAATTTGATGGAAAGAAGATTGTCTTTGCGGCGGATTTTCAGCTGGATACTTATGCGAGATTTAATCAGAAGCAGCTTGACAGGATTATTGATTTGATAAACAAGCAGGAAAAGGATATTATAATTCTGGGTGGGGACTATACTAACTGGACTGGTAAAATTCCACGATTTTACAAAGGAATGGAAAAGTTGGAAAAGCCTAAATATGGAATTTATGCAGTTTTGGGAAATCATGATTATAATTCTGTGGAAAAAAATATGGCTGGACTGAAAAGCCTTGGGTACAAAGTGTTGGTAAATGAAAATGACAAAATAACAGTAAATAAACAGAGTATTTTTATTTCAGCAGTTGACGATTTACTAAAAGGGAAACCTGATGCACAGAAGGCGCTTAATGGCATAAAAAAAGATGATTTTAATATCTTCGTCACACATAATCCTGATTATTTTGAAGAAATGACAAATGAACAGAAGGAAAGATCAGATATGACTTTGGCAGGACATACTCACGGTGGACAGATAACATTGTTCGGATTGATATTATGGGCGGAAATTAAGCATCCTTGGAAATACGGATATGGATTAAAGGAATATGATGGACATAAAATTTATACTACTTCAGGTGTTGGTGGTGGAGCATTTGAAATGTTCATAAGATTTTTTGCACAGCCTGAAATTGTGGTGCTAAAATTGAAAAAAATTTAA
- a CDS encoding 2-isopropylmalate synthase, whose amino-acid sequence MKKHIKIFDTTLRDGEQTPRVNLNTQEKLRIAKQLESLGVDVIEAGFAVASPGDFESVKLIAENIEKSTVTSLARAVKKDIEVAAEAVKNAKKPRIHTFIATSPIHREYKLKMTKEQILDRVKEMVSYAKSFIDDIEFSSEDATRTEKEFLVEVYETAIKAGATTLNVPDTVGYRTPNEMFELITYLKKNVKGIENVDISVHCHDDLGLSVANSVAAIQAGATQIECTINGLGERAGNTSLEEIAMILKTRKDLFEEYYTNIDSKQIYPTSKLVSLLTGVSTQPNKAIVGANAFAHESGIHQHGVLANPETYEIMSPESVGRNPDSLVLGKHSGKHAFVQKLESLGFNHVGSDRVEELFAQFKKLADKKKYVLDEDIIALVAGEAAKIEGRIKLVHFEISRQEGKKPKATVTIELDGEKLVKEALGDGPVDAAYNAVNLAVSDTFVLEEYKLEAITGDTDAQAQVVVIIEKNGNRFIGRGQSTDVVEASIKAYINGINRLYSN is encoded by the coding sequence ATGAAAAAACATATTAAAATATTTGATACAACGCTAAGAGATGGGGAGCAGACACCACGTGTCAATCTTAATACACAGGAAAAATTGAGAATTGCAAAACAGCTTGAAAGTCTTGGGGTGGATGTGATAGAAGCTGGATTTGCGGTGGCATCACCAGGAGATTTTGAATCAGTTAAATTAATTGCTGAAAATATTGAGAAATCTACAGTTACAAGTTTGGCGAGAGCTGTGAAAAAAGATATTGAAGTAGCGGCAGAGGCAGTGAAAAATGCGAAAAAACCAAGAATACATACATTTATTGCAACTTCTCCGATTCATAGGGAATACAAGCTAAAAATGACAAAAGAGCAGATTTTAGACAGAGTAAAGGAAATGGTGTCTTATGCAAAATCGTTTATTGACGATATTGAATTTTCTTCGGAAGATGCGACTAGAACTGAGAAGGAATTTTTGGTGGAAGTATATGAAACAGCTATAAAAGCTGGGGCAACTACACTTAATGTACCTGATACAGTAGGTTATAGAACTCCAAATGAAATGTTTGAACTTATAACTTATTTGAAAAAAAATGTTAAAGGGATTGAAAATGTGGATATTTCGGTACATTGCCATGATGATTTGGGACTTTCGGTGGCAAATTCGGTTGCGGCGATTCAAGCTGGAGCAACTCAGATTGAGTGTACGATAAATGGACTTGGTGAAAGAGCAGGGAATACTTCGCTTGAAGAGATTGCAATGATTTTAAAAACTAGAAAAGACTTGTTTGAAGAATATTACACAAACATTGATTCAAAGCAAATTTATCCAACAAGTAAATTAGTAAGCCTTTTGACAGGAGTTTCAACACAGCCAAATAAAGCAATTGTCGGAGCGAATGCCTTTGCACATGAATCAGGAATTCATCAACATGGAGTATTAGCAAATCCTGAAACTTACGAAATTATGAGTCCAGAATCAGTTGGAAGAAATCCAGACAGCTTAGTACTTGGAAAACATTCAGGAAAACACGCTTTTGTACAAAAATTAGAATCGCTAGGATTTAATCATGTCGGAAGTGACAGAGTAGAAGAATTATTTGCACAGTTTAAAAAATTGGCAGACAAGAAAAAATATGTTTTAGATGAAGACATTATCGCATTAGTTGCCGGAGAAGCAGCAAAAATAGAGGGAAGAATAAAACTGGTTCACTTTGAAATTTCAAGACAGGAAGGGAAAAAGCCAAAAGCAACAGTTACCATTGAACTGGATGGAGAAAAACTGGTTAAAGAAGCTCTTGGAGATGGGCCTGTTGATGCAGCTTACAACGCAGTAAACTTAGCAGTGAGCGACACTTTTGTCTTGGAAGAATATAAATTGGAAGCAATTACAGGAGATACTGATGCACAGGCACAAGTAGTTGTGATTATCGAGAAAAATGGAAACAGATTTATCGGTAGAGGACAAAGTACGGATGTAGTTGAAGCAAGCATAAAGGCTTATATTAATGGAATAAATAGATTATATAGTAATTAA
- a CDS encoding DUF4865 family protein — protein sequence MIMMQYKVKLPNDFDMNNIRKRVQEKGFKTDGFEDLFFKAYLISEKNKEYSPLYFWKDNKGMNKFIFDGFYDNILNSFGWQTINIGIPLLQEFNENFSKAKYLLEIENETKPMEKMKRMEFSISDDKIVGRALVYNPENWKHTEYYFFEDVPKEAENSKVYEVLHISQ from the coding sequence ATGATAATGATGCAGTATAAAGTAAAACTTCCAAATGATTTTGATATGAATAATATTAGAAAAAGAGTGCAAGAAAAAGGATTTAAAACAGATGGATTTGAGGATTTATTTTTTAAAGCCTATCTAATCTCTGAGAAAAATAAAGAATATTCGCCATTATATTTTTGGAAAGATAACAAAGGAATGAATAAATTCATATTTGATGGTTTCTATGATAATATTTTAAATTCTTTTGGATGGCAGACTATAAATATTGGGATACCATTGTTGCAAGAGTTTAATGAAAACTTTTCTAAAGCAAAATATTTATTGGAAATAGAAAATGAAACAAAACCGATGGAAAAAATGAAAAGAATGGAATTTTCTATATCAGATGATAAAATTGTCGGAAGAGCATTAGTATATAACCCTGAAAATTGGAAACACACGGAGTATTATTTTTTTGAAGATGTCCCTAAAGAAGCAGAAAATTCAAAAGTGTATGAAGTTTTGCATATTTCTCAATAA
- a CDS encoding DUF4272 domain-containing protein produces MSKKDEMDEILKEVNKKYNLKYINENFSEPAIGSIESIEGIVDEFYISIKKDGRDYVIILNVDIRKMKDKDMMFLNSEKIDMALKQEKIEKLFKRLKKYVEKFKSANFTENYIELEIGESAKDIQQAIDISLKFLKKEGIKSKCALCGKDDSPIEYTIIIKAIGKDGYHLCDSCTKRKEIELRRKKETVKEKKLLGFLGSLLGGLVGGIFWLLTLIFNLNLLLKAFTLILIPLGVIYGFLKLGKMVNKSGITLICISSIMSVWFYRLLFILIAGKLNFTKAGYIILDNNMIIISVICFILSIIGGYLAAVESSTDYIIKRFGRDNNTLFVSSNSKEAENSKEILDIKIPASLIDNFEMTEKDKERMIRNIEKIKLEGLPFHLAMPVSISESKAVIPNKEAIIKRAAAMQMTGVVSELYNEFGENAQENINQVLEMFNQKYGIKEILTDEEKKYLEKYTDDEIVQTNFNWRYECPPVLLWSLSLKELTDLNTICDFRKTIEYFMENDLETLMNKAKLRSKDEIMDMLDYLYRLNWSAVELRIRPENHNNKKFPYDESIIHFRRLALEWLVQPEKSIEDVEAEIHT; encoded by the coding sequence ATGAGCAAAAAGGATGAAATGGACGAAATATTAAAAGAAGTGAATAAAAAATATAATTTAAAATATATAAATGAAAATTTCTCTGAACCTGCTATAGGTAGTATAGAATCAATAGAAGGAATTGTAGATGAATTTTATATAAGTATAAAAAAAGATGGTAGAGATTATGTGATAATATTAAATGTAGATATACGTAAAATGAAAGATAAAGATATGATGTTTCTTAATAGCGAAAAAATAGACATGGCTCTTAAACAAGAGAAAATAGAAAAATTGTTTAAAAGATTAAAAAAATATGTTGAAAAATTTAAATCAGCAAATTTTACAGAAAATTATATAGAACTAGAAATTGGTGAAAGTGCAAAAGATATACAACAAGCAATAGACATATCATTAAAATTTTTAAAAAAAGAAGGAATAAAAAGTAAGTGTGCTTTATGTGGGAAAGATGATAGTCCGATAGAATATACAATAATAATAAAAGCGATTGGTAAAGATGGCTATCATTTATGTGATAGTTGTACTAAAAGAAAAGAAATTGAATTAAGAAGAAAAAAAGAAACAGTAAAAGAGAAGAAACTATTAGGATTTTTAGGTTCTTTATTAGGTGGCTTAGTTGGAGGTATATTCTGGCTGCTGACATTGATATTTAACTTAAATTTGTTATTAAAAGCTTTTACGTTAATTCTAATACCACTTGGAGTAATATATGGATTTTTAAAATTAGGAAAAATGGTTAATAAAAGTGGAATAACTCTAATTTGTATTTCGAGTATAATGAGCGTTTGGTTTTATCGTTTATTATTTATATTAATAGCAGGAAAATTAAACTTTACCAAAGCTGGATATATAATTTTAGATAATAATATGATAATAATTTCTGTTATATGTTTTATACTATCAATAATTGGAGGATATTTAGCAGCAGTAGAATCTTCAACAGATTATATAATTAAAAGATTCGGAAGAGATAACAACACTTTATTTGTATCTTCAAACTCTAAAGAAGCGGAAAATAGTAAAGAGATTTTAGATATAAAAATACCAGCAAGTTTAATTGATAATTTTGAAATGACTGAAAAAGATAAGGAAAGAATGATTAGAAATATTGAAAAAATTAAATTGGAAGGGTTGCCGTTTCATCTGGCTATGCCTGTAAGTATTTCTGAGAGCAAAGCTGTTATTCCAAATAAGGAAGCAATTATAAAAAGGGCGGCTGCAATGCAAATGACAGGTGTTGTTTCAGAATTGTATAATGAATTTGGAGAAAATGCACAAGAAAATATAAATCAAGTCTTAGAAATGTTTAATCAAAAATATGGAATTAAAGAAATTTTAACAGATGAAGAAAAAAAATATTTAGAAAAATATACAGATGATGAAATAGTGCAGACAAACTTTAACTGGCGTTATGAATGTCCACCGGTATTATTATGGTCATTATCTTTGAAAGAATTGACAGATTTGAATACAATTTGTGATTTCAGAAAAACAATAGAATATTTTATGGAAAATGATTTAGAAACATTGATGAATAAAGCAAAATTACGTTCAAAAGATGAAATAATGGATATGCTTGATTATTTGTACAGACTTAACTGGAGTGCAGTGGAACTGAGAATACGTCCTGAAAATCATAATAACAAGAAATTCCCTTATGATGAAAGTATTATTCATTTTAGAAGATTGGCACTAGAATGGCTTGTACAGCCTGAAAAAAGTATTGAGGATGTTGAAGCGGAAATACACACTTAG
- a CDS encoding aspartate/glutamate racemase family protein: MKTIGLIGGMSWESTITYYKIINETVKERLGGLHSAKCILYSVDFQEIEECQANGNWGKSGEILGEAAYNLEKAGADFIVICTNTMHKVVNQIKEKISIPILHIAEMTAEKILEKGLKNIALLGTKYTMEQDFYKSKLIEKGINVIVPDKNDVEIINKVIYDELCLGTINSNSKKKFLEIVDKLRNKGAEGIILGCTEIGLLIKNEDTDVPLFDTAIIHAERAAIYSIK; this comes from the coding sequence TTGAAAACTATAGGATTAATAGGAGGAATGAGCTGGGAAAGCACGATAACTTATTATAAAATAATAAATGAAACTGTGAAAGAAAGGCTTGGTGGACTTCATTCGGCTAAATGCATATTATACAGTGTGGATTTCCAGGAAATAGAAGAATGTCAGGCAAACGGCAATTGGGGAAAAAGTGGAGAAATCTTAGGAGAGGCTGCATATAATTTGGAAAAAGCGGGAGCAGATTTCATAGTTATCTGCACTAATACAATGCATAAGGTTGTTAACCAGATTAAAGAAAAAATCTCAATTCCAATATTGCATATTGCTGAAATGACAGCAGAGAAAATATTAGAAAAAGGATTAAAAAATATAGCATTGCTAGGAACCAAATATACAATGGAACAGGATTTTTACAAATCAAAACTTATTGAAAAAGGTATAAATGTCATAGTTCCTGATAAAAATGATGTAGAAATTATAAATAAAGTAATATATGATGAACTTTGTCTTGGGACTATAAATTCTAATTCAAAAAAGAAATTTTTAGAAATTGTTGATAAACTTAGAAACAAAGGGGCAGAAGGAATAATATTAGGCTGTACTGAAATAGGGCTTCTTATAAAAAATGAAGATACTGATGTCCCGTTATTTGATACAGCGATTATTCATGCGGAGCGGGCAGCAATTTATTCCATAAAATAA